The Arachis hypogaea cultivar Tifrunner chromosome 14, arahy.Tifrunner.gnm2.J5K5, whole genome shotgun sequence genome has a segment encoding these proteins:
- the LOC112741660 gene encoding uncharacterized protein: MGSAYSSHHTNLGKDSTSFESDATGTVARWGDAAFTLSMGNWKENNDHTEVWGVEYKTNHHQNKKKNVCGFQLKANYDSNGVESIHFGIRDSSSENETKFALKITRVARDGLSGGITGIDSSSTGGGAPVSFTRAKESCTIETTIVSYGCSKRNGLFVLETKKKVSSENGYAVTLAHYYVTTNFGLSVTAKVYRNKNGNGFHVEVEGPTKHPSDELSKVLAKTCRTGIWSPNLCSHCSSNGNNENNKINNVIGSKKTAIATVKNNGVSKSSSLLKATTPQSNHQEQQGKDEVIGQVVKQAMFSSNVEVQYNKGLINSTGNTTGFLNNSIIFMNYKLPNLG, from the coding sequence ATGGGAAGCGCTTACAGTAGTCATCACACTAACCTTGGGAAAGACTCAACTTCTTTCGAATCCGACGCCACCGGCACGGTAGCACGTTGGGGAGACGCCGCCTTTACACTTTCCATGGGAAATTGGAAGGAAAACAACGACCACACCGAAGTTTGGGGCGTCGAATACAAAACAAACCATcatcaaaacaagaagaagaacgTTTGTGGCTTCCAACTCAAAGCGAATTATGATAGCAACGGCGTTGAGAGCATACATTTCGGAATCAGAGACTCTTCCTCCGAAAATGAAACCAAGTTTGCTCTCAAGATCACGAGAGTTGCACGTGACGGCCTCTCCGGCGGGATAACCGGCATCGATTCTTCTTCCACCGGCGGTGGTGCCCCCGTGTCGTTCACGAGGGCGAAGGAGAGTTGCACAATCGAAACCACCATAGTTTCCTACGGTTGTTCGAAGCGAAACGGTCTTTTCGTTCTTGAGACAAAGAAGAAGGTTAGTTCTGAAAACGGTTACGCGGTTACTTTGGCGCACTATTATGTCACAACAAACTTTGGACTTTCTGTAACCGCCAAAGTTTATCGCAATAAAAATGGTAACGGTTTTCATGTTGAAGTGGAGGGTCCCACGAAACACCCCAGTGATGAATTAAGTAAGGTTTTGGCTAAGACTTGCCGTACAGGAATATGGTCACCTAATTTATGTTCTCACTGTAGTAGTAATGgtaataatgaaaataataagATTAATAATGTTATTGGATCAAAGAAGACTGCTATAGCTACCGTAAAAAATAATGGAGTTTCCAAAAGCTCATCATTGTTGAAGGCTACTACTCCTCAGTCTAATCATCAAGAGCAACAGGGAAAGGATGAAGTAATAGGTCAAGTTGTTAAACAAGCTATGTTCTCGAGCAATGTTGAAGTGCAATACAACAAAGGACTTATCAATTCAACTGGAAACACTACTGGTTTTCTAAACAATTCTATCATCTTTATGAATTATAAGTTGCCTAATTTGGGTTAG